From Granulicella cerasi, a single genomic window includes:
- a CDS encoding AI-2E family transporter gives MDGELHTQKRRAAPRSKVTRPATNFAGNTCVSQRFSHRNASYSQILRRIPLSDAHQTGARSNDELHPEQKKQLRALADGEALDESPDDEDAPDAQQTRTIRGHIVFFFAVLLFILLAWRLRHALGIIYVSALFAVVLMPMVEPITKLRFGKFSPNRTVGVAVLFVGIFAALTAFVLVGLPPVLHDMQGFASEAPARIPELVQRMHKLPFANRIGIDHIAAQAEGAAGNFAHYILSSVPEWLSALMDLVEALILCIYFMLEGEFAYFYFLSLVPKRSRGRLAKTLLTAEQRMSKWLLGQGALMLILGVSSTIVFAALHVRYFFLLGMLMGLFNIIPVVGGIITIVLAAGVAALDSWAKMGGVLLFYFIYIQIENAYLTPKIMRTSVDLMGLGVLVALLCGTTLAGVVGAMVAVPTAALVVVLIDEYLVQKDAGADLAQKIAQSSRS, from the coding sequence ATGGATGGCGAGCTGCATACTCAAAAGAGACGAGCCGCCCCGAGGAGTAAGGTTACACGTCCGGCAACTAATTTCGCCGGGAACACCTGCGTCAGCCAGCGTTTTTCACATCGAAACGCATCGTATAGCCAAATACTTAGGAGAATTCCCCTGTCCGACGCACACCAGACCGGCGCTCGATCCAACGACGAGCTGCACCCCGAACAGAAGAAGCAGCTTCGCGCCCTCGCCGATGGTGAGGCCCTCGACGAGAGCCCTGACGACGAGGACGCGCCCGACGCGCAGCAAACCCGCACCATTCGCGGACACATCGTCTTCTTCTTCGCGGTGCTGCTGTTCATCCTGCTGGCCTGGCGCCTGCGCCACGCGCTGGGAATCATCTACGTTTCGGCCCTCTTCGCCGTCGTGTTGATGCCGATGGTCGAGCCGATCACAAAGCTGCGCTTCGGCAAGTTCAGCCCCAACCGCACGGTCGGCGTAGCAGTGCTGTTTGTCGGCATCTTCGCGGCGTTGACGGCCTTCGTGCTCGTCGGCCTGCCGCCGGTGCTGCACGACATGCAGGGCTTCGCCTCTGAGGCGCCCGCGCGCATTCCGGAACTGGTGCAGCGTATGCACAAGCTCCCCTTTGCGAACCGCATCGGCATCGACCACATTGCGGCGCAGGCGGAAGGCGCTGCCGGCAACTTCGCGCACTACATTCTCTCCAGCGTGCCGGAGTGGCTCTCCGCGCTGATGGACCTCGTCGAAGCCCTGATTCTCTGCATTTACTTCATGCTTGAGGGCGAGTTCGCGTACTTCTACTTCCTCTCGCTGGTGCCGAAACGCAGCCGCGGACGTCTTGCCAAGACGCTGCTCACCGCCGAACAGCGCATGAGCAAGTGGCTGCTCGGCCAGGGCGCGCTGATGCTGATCCTCGGCGTCAGCTCGACGATCGTCTTCGCCGCGCTGCACGTGCGCTACTTCTTCCTGCTCGGCATGTTGATGGGGCTCTTCAACATCATTCCTGTCGTCGGCGGCATCATCACGATCGTGCTGGCAGCTGGCGTTGCAGCGCTGGACTCCTGGGCAAAGATGGGCGGCGTGTTGCTCTTCTACTTCATCTACATCCAGATCGAAAACGCCTATCTGACGCCGAAGATCATGCGCACGAGCGTCGACCTCATGGGTCTCGGCGTACTCGTCGCGTTGCTCTGTGGCACCACGCTCGCGGGCGTAGTCGGAGCCATGGTCGCGGTGCCGACCGCGGCGCTGGTCGTCGTGCTGATCGATGAATACCTGGTACAGAAAGACGCCGGAGCCGATCTAGCGCAGAAGATCGCGCAGTCCAGCCGTTCTTAG
- a CDS encoding RNA polymerase sigma factor translates to MQLAIHASTMSDLPEAVPLANELDDIESLIRTYRPRILRFVTFSIGDADLAESITQDTFLKAYRGRESFRGDCSINTWLTSIALNLVRDQQRLQKFRFWRQARASAVDVTEAANFLPSGESSPESRILAREQASHVQAALEHLSPNQRKIFLLRFVEEMDLAEIAATLEMPVNTVKTHLHRALKSVRAQVGAAQ, encoded by the coding sequence ATGCAGCTCGCCATCCATGCCAGCACCATGAGTGATCTGCCGGAAGCCGTGCCGTTGGCGAACGAACTCGATGATATCGAGTCGCTGATCCGCACGTACCGCCCGCGCATTTTGCGTTTTGTCACCTTCTCCATCGGCGACGCCGACCTCGCCGAGTCGATCACGCAGGACACCTTCCTGAAGGCGTACCGCGGCCGCGAGAGCTTCCGCGGTGACTGCTCGATCAACACCTGGCTGACGTCGATTGCGCTGAACCTGGTGCGCGACCAGCAGCGGCTGCAGAAGTTCCGCTTCTGGCGTCAGGCGCGGGCCTCGGCGGTGGATGTGACGGAGGCGGCGAACTTCCTTCCGTCGGGTGAATCTTCGCCGGAATCACGCATTCTAGCGCGTGAACAGGCATCCCATGTACAGGCGGCGCTGGAGCATCTTTCGCCCAACCAGCGTAAAATCTTCCTACTACGCTTTGTGGAAGAGATGGACCTTGCGGAGATCGCGGCAACCTTGGAAATGCCGGTGAATACCGTGAAGACGCACCTGCACCGTGCGCTGAAGTCCGTTCGCGCCCAGGTAGGAGCTGCGCAGTGA
- a CDS encoding shikimate kinase, whose amino-acid sequence MKDVKRIVLAGFMGSGKSTVGALLAAELGWAFADLDHAIEARTGETISQTFATRGEAYFREVESAALGDLLEREQTVIALGGGAPEIAANRNALAADEATRVVVLEAPFTELYERCIAQSLQAGTAVRPVLANKDEAEARFYRRAPHYRAIAHEVLETASLDPTTTVAHVIERLGLAKR is encoded by the coding sequence GTGAAAGACGTAAAACGCATCGTGTTGGCGGGCTTTATGGGCTCGGGGAAATCGACGGTCGGCGCTCTGCTGGCCGCGGAACTGGGCTGGGCGTTTGCGGATCTCGACCACGCCATTGAAGCGCGTACCGGCGAGACGATCTCGCAGACATTCGCCACGCGCGGCGAAGCTTACTTTCGCGAGGTAGAGTCGGCAGCGCTCGGTGATTTGCTCGAGCGCGAGCAAACGGTGATCGCACTCGGCGGCGGAGCTCCGGAGATCGCCGCAAACCGCAACGCACTTGCGGCCGACGAGGCTACGCGCGTCGTCGTGCTGGAAGCGCCGTTCACCGAGTTGTACGAACGCTGCATCGCGCAGTCGTTACAGGCTGGTACAGCGGTGCGTCCGGTGCTGGCGAACAAGGACGAGGCGGAGGCCCGCTTCTATCGCCGCGCGCCGCATTATCGGGCGATCGCGCATGAAGTGCTGGAGACAGCATCGCTCGATCCCACGACGACGGTCGCGCATGTGATCGAGCGGCTGGGTTTGGCGAAGCGCTAA